Proteins encoded by one window of Pseudochaenichthys georgianus chromosome 9, fPseGeo1.2, whole genome shotgun sequence:
- the piwil1 gene encoding piwi-like protein 1, with the protein MTGRARAKSRGRARGQETTAPGASLAQGEPAPPPDPGQLVGRGRQKGAPGPFSAEAVLQISAGFQQVKLGERGGRRRDFNDAGVNTRMAMEHVKESKSGTSGEAIRLSANFFRILSRPQWVLYQYHVDFNPPMEARRLRSALLFQHEETLGSARSFDGALLFLPKRLQNKETLLHSETRMGEKVQITVTLTNELPPTSPVCIQFYNIIFRRILRMLDMQQIGRNYYNPKDPLNIPQHRLTIWPGYTTTILQYESAIMLCTDVSHKVLRSETVLDFMVNLRQKTGDQRFSEICGKELIGLIVLTKYNNKTYRIDDIAWDHTPMNTFTKADKEVSFKDYYKSQYSLDICDNNQVLLISNVKKMGPTQGPPPGPAMLIPELCFLTGLTDKMRADYTIMKDLDKHTKLEPQQRESRLNRFVASLHMNTDAQAELDKWGLSFDRELLKMTGRVLPGERIFQGSRSYDFNPMMAEWAKEMRGMPVISSPPIDKWFMFHTRRNVNEAVSLMQTLGKVSAPLGIRMQKAVMIEYDDQLESLLRALQHNVTPQTQMVVVVLASNRKDKYDSIKKYLCVDCPTPSQCVVARTLSKPQALMTIATKIALQMACKVGGELWSVEIPLKQLMIVGIDCYHDISAGRRSIGALVASLNQSMSRWYSKCVLQHKGQEIMDGLKMALCGALKDYMKFNNCLPSRIIVYRDGVGDGQLHSVVDYEVSQILDCIKSMGQDYVPKLTVVVVKKRISCRLFSLVTGKATNPPPGTVVDSVITRPEWYDFYIVSQHVRFGSVAPTHYNVVYDSSGLKPDHMQRLTYKLCHMYYNWQGIIRVPAPCQYAHKMAFLVGQSIHREPSMKLDDLLFYL; encoded by the exons ATGACTGGTAGAGCACGAGCTAAATCCCGAGGCAGGGCACGTGGTCAAGAGACTACAGCACCTGGAGCC tCCTTGGCTCAAGGAGAGCCAGCTCCCCCACCTGATCCTGGACAGCTGGTCGGAAGAGGGAGACAGAAAGGTGCTCCTGGTCCCTTTTCGGCAGAAG CTGTTCTACAGATTTCAGCCGGATTTCAACAGGTGAAGCTTGGAGAAAGGGGTGGACGCCGCAGAGATTTTAATGATGCAGGAGTTAACACCAGAATGGCTATGGAGCATGTTAAGGAATCAAAGTCTG GAACATCTGGTGAAGCCATCCGGTTGTCAGCAAACTTCTTCCGCATCCTGTCCCGCCCTCAGTGGGTGCTGTATCAGTACCATGTGGACTTCAACCCACCAATGGAGGCCCGTCGCCTGAGATCTGCACTCCTCTTCCAGCACGAGGAAACGCTTGGCTCAGCACGGAGCTTTGATGGAGCTCTGCTGTTCTTGCCTAAAAGATTGCAGAACAAG GAGACTTTGCTCCACAGTGAGACGAGGATGGGAGAAAAGGTACAGATCACTGTCACTCTGACAAATGAACTGCCACCGACGTCACCGGTGTGCATTCAGTTTTACAACATCATATTCAGAAG GATCCTGAGAATGCTTGACATGCAGCAGATTGGACGCAACTACTACAACCCCAAGGATCCACTCAACATCCCACAGCACAG GCTCACCATCTGGCCAGGCTACACCACAACCATCCTGCAGTACGAGTCTGCCATAATGCTGTGCACTGACGTGAGCCACAAGGTCCTGCGTAGTGAGACGGTGCTGGACTTCATGGTCAACCTGAGGCAGAAGACTGGAGATCAGCGATTCTCTGAGATCTGCGGCAAGGAGCTGATTGGTCTCATAGTCCTCACCAA gtACAACAACAAGACCTACAGGATCGATGATATTGCATGGGATCACACTCCTATGAACACATTCACAAAGGCAGACAAAGAAGTCTCCTTCAAGGACTACTACAAGTCT CAATACAGCCTGGACATCTGTGATAACAACCAGGTGCTGCTGATTAGCAATGTGAAGAAGATGGGGCCCACTCAAGGCCCTCCTCCTGGTCCAGCCATGCTCATCCCAGAGCTCTGCTTCCTTACAG GCTTGACTGACAAGATGCGAGCTGACTACACCATCATGAAGGACTTGGACAAACACACCAAATTGGAACCACAACAGAGGGAGTCACGCCTCAACAGATTTGTCGCCAGTTTGCATAT GAACACTGACGCTCAGGCGGAGTTGGACAAGTGGGGACTCAGCTTTGACAGGGAACTCCTGAAAATGACTGGTCGGGTCCTCCCGGGGGAGAGGATTTTCCAGGGATCAAGATCG TATGACTTCAACCCCATGATGGCTGAATGGGCCAAAGAGATGCGTGGCATGCCTGTCATCAGCTCTCCTCCTATTGACAAGTGGTTCATGTTTCACACCCGGCGTAACGTCAATGAAGCGGTGTCCCTTATGCAGACCCTCGGCAAAGTCTCCGCTCCCCTCGGGATCCGCATGCAGAAAGCCGTCAT GATCGAGTATGATGACCAATTGGAGTCTCTCCTCAGAGCCCTGCAGCACAACGTGACACCCCAAACACAGATG GTGGTGGTGGTCCTCGCCAGCAACAGGAAGGATAAGTATGACTCCATCAAGAAGTACCTCTGTGTGGACTGCCCCACCCCCAGCCAGTGTGTGGTGGCCCGGACCCTCAGCAAACCCCAGGCACTCATGACCATAGCTACCAAAATTGCTCTGCAGATGGCTTGCAAGGTCGGAGGAGAGCTCTGGAGCGTGGAAATCCCT CTCAAACAGCTGATGATTGTGGGCATCGACTGCTACCATGACATCTCGGCCGGGAGGAGGTCCATTGGAGCTCTGGTTGCCAGCCTCAACCAAAGCATGAGCAG GTGGTATTCAAAGTGTGTGCTGCAGCACAAAGGGCAGGAAATCATGGACGGACTCAAGATGGCCTTGTGTG GTGCTCTGAAAGACTACATGAAGTTCAACAACTGCCTGCCTTCGCGCATCATTGTGTACCGAGACGGGGTGGGAGACGGCCAGCTGCACAGCGTGGTCGACTACGAGGTGTCACAGATCCTGGACTGCATCAAGTCCATGGGACAAGACTACGt GCCCAAGCTGACTGTGGTGGTGGTGAAGAAGCGCATCAGCTGCAGGTTGTTCAGCCTAGTCACTGGGAAGGCCACCAACCCCCCCCCAGGCACCGTGGTGGACTCAGTCATCACCCGTCCAGAGTG GTATGACTTCTACATCGTGAGCCAGCATGTCCGCTTTGGCAGCGTTGCCCCGACCCACTACAACGTAGTGTACGACAGCAGCGGCCTGAAGCCTGACCACATGCAGCGGCTCACCTACAAGCTGTGCCACATGTACTACAACTGGCAG GGGATCATCAGGGTGCCCGCTCCGTGCCAGTACGCCCACAAGATGGCCTTCCTGGTGGGCCAGAGCATCCACAGGGAGCCCAGCATGAAGCTGGATGACCTGCTCTTCTATCTAtag